The Bacillota bacterium nucleotide sequence CCGCGGGCGGATCCGGGCCCGTCGATCTTGCGGTAATGCCTCGCCACGGCGGAGTACTAGCGCAGGAGGTCCTGAACCGCGGCATACCACTCATCCTGGATATGAGCAGCTTTGGCGGAGATGAGATGTATGAACTCCTGTTTCGGTTTGCCAGGGGCTTGTGGGAAGCTTCCGCAGAGGTACGGCGTCCCTTCCATCTCGTGATCGAGGAGGCGCACGAATTCCTCCCCCAGGGTCTCCGCACGGACTTGAAAGACATTCTTATCCGCGTCGCCCTCCGTGGCCGGAAGCGTGGTTTGGGGATGCTGGTCGTTAGCCAGCGATCGGCAAAGGTGGATAAGGACGTTCTGACGCAAGCCGAACTCCTGTTTCTCCACAAGGTGGTACACCCGGTTGACATGAAGGTGTACAAGGAGATCATACCGTGGCCAGGGGACAAGACCGAGACCGTGATAGCCTCCCTCGGCGTTGGGGAGTGCGTGGCTGTGGCCCCGGGGATTGTACAGACAGTCAGGGTTAGACAGAGGGCCACGTTTCACGCCGGGTTTACTCCGTCGTTCGCAATGGCGCGGCCCCCTAGGGTGAAAAGGGTCAATGACGAGTTGCTTGAGGTGTTGAGGCAGCTTACAGGTGCGCGTTCTGAGGAAGACGAGTTACAGACGCTCAAGGAGCAGTGCGAATCGCTACGGATGCAACTCGCTGAACGGGACAAACGGATCGAGCAGCTTGAATCAGAGTTAGAAGTGGTCAGTAGGCTTAAAGTCGACCTCGTGGTTCCCGAAGGGCTTGGAGCCGGAC carries:
- a CDS encoding DUF87 domain-containing protein: MSRAREIRIAEGFALPIEVFTGRCAAVLGIRGSGKTNTAAVIVEELLANGYPLAIADIDGEYWGLKERYEILSAGGSGPVDLAVMPRHGGVLAQEVLNRGIPLILDMSSFGGDEMYELLFRFARGLWEASAEVRRPFHLVIEEAHEFLPQGLRTDLKDILIRVALRGRKRGLGMLVVSQRSAKVDKDVLTQAELLFLHKVVHPVDMKVYKEIIPWPGDKTETVIASLGVGECVAVAPGIVQTVRVRQRATFHAGFTPSFAMARPPRVKRVNDELLEVLRQLTGARSEEDELQTLKEQCESLRMQLAERDKRIEQLESELEVVSRLKVDLVVPEGLGAGQTNIGEKSGRGRPEGVAVVRHAFGHEGVTNLPAEAFVHLNRIKKRLLSLNKVQRSVLHFLVSRYPSQYTYSQLSTWTGYSESTLYKSDLQFLVRMGVVRAGTRGR